The following proteins come from a genomic window of Gimesia chilikensis:
- a CDS encoding TolC family protein, whose translation MNTTLRLNQFVTGFFIATILTVGSAGSFGKEPTAVTAESIVELLQKRQLVLSQLVRVQTEAYRNGETGIESVVQARQQLLLVKLELATSHEERIKLLERSIKLASELEKLAEAKHKSGNGSAADILSSQSDRLKVEIRLVRERQKKKQG comes from the coding sequence ATGAACACGACACTTCGACTTAATCAATTTGTGACCGGCTTCTTTATTGCGACGATTCTGACCGTGGGGTCCGCTGGTTCATTCGGTAAAGAACCGACGGCTGTAACCGCGGAGTCCATCGTTGAACTTTTGCAGAAGCGTCAACTCGTACTTTCGCAACTTGTAAGAGTACAAACAGAAGCTTATCGCAACGGAGAAACTGGTATAGAGTCTGTTGTACAGGCGCGTCAGCAACTTCTGCTGGTGAAACTCGAACTCGCCACTAGTCATGAAGAGCGGATCAAGCTGCTGGAGAGATCTATTAAGTTGGCGAGTGAGTTGGAGAAACTTGCCGAGGCGAAACATAAATCCGGGAATGGTTCCGCGGCAGATATTCTGAGCAGTCAGTCAGATCGCCTGAAAGTGGAAATCAGACTCGTACGTGAGCGACAGAAGAAAAAGCAGGGCTGA
- a CDS encoding 2Fe-2S iron-sulfur cluster-binding protein translates to MRKDLILNFRAIPWTSVPFLAVLGLAFMVTSLTYGQVSPEEHKKHHPGQAGTGNAGPAGKNPGMMGGGKGGGMGGMMGGGKDSGMDVMMERMGAPKPKELYPKLMDLPDLPMEERAVIVQEAHQRMMEGAKLLATGLDELTNTVPTDDFAAMQVATAKMREGLAQFESGLAAHRAIDEGKAPRNVALQWFKREMHLLPPAGAKPTGVRLWGMTPFHTGVMVLLSVFAAAMIAMYFFKMRRASALLDKLITDESANEGASTTKVSPSTSLPSDSLTEPEHPATSKDSNKSATVADCCNDSEETCPSDEELTDRPDISAGLLPIRKKKLCRLRVARINQETPDVKTFRLVACHGSGIPFNYLPGQFLTLTLPVGEKPIRRSYTISSSPTQGYYCEISVKREEYGAGSRYLHDELKVGDTIEVQAPSGKFIFTGKEADSIVLIAGGVGITPMMSVTRALTDMVWNGDIYFIVACHDPEHFIFESELKRLQEQHENLHVFVAMSRIEEERDGYRKGRLSRDLLAEWVPEIASRRIHICGPVAMMDAAKKMLLKLKVPMESIHTENFGGEQKPQVRAKERAKAAGTDIAETGGTVTFSKSAKSTQFQVDETVLEASERVDVDIDYSCRVGSCGVCVVKLLSGKVSMEVEDGLEPEDKETGMILACQAKSSGNVSVEA, encoded by the coding sequence ATGCGTAAAGACTTGATTCTGAACTTTAGGGCAATCCCTTGGACCAGTGTACCGTTCCTTGCTGTGCTCGGCCTTGCGTTCATGGTAACGTCGCTCACCTATGGGCAGGTGTCTCCCGAAGAGCACAAAAAACATCACCCGGGACAGGCTGGAACAGGTAACGCAGGACCGGCGGGCAAAAACCCTGGCATGATGGGGGGCGGCAAAGGTGGTGGCATGGGCGGAATGATGGGAGGCGGGAAGGATAGCGGCATGGATGTCATGATGGAGAGAATGGGCGCGCCCAAGCCCAAAGAACTGTACCCCAAGCTGATGGACCTGCCCGACCTACCCATGGAAGAGCGGGCTGTGATCGTACAGGAAGCCCACCAGCGGATGATGGAAGGCGCGAAACTGCTAGCCACTGGGCTTGACGAACTGACCAACACCGTACCTACCGACGATTTCGCTGCGATGCAAGTGGCCACGGCCAAGATGCGAGAGGGTTTAGCGCAATTTGAAAGTGGTTTGGCTGCTCACCGTGCAATCGACGAGGGTAAAGCTCCCCGCAACGTCGCTTTACAATGGTTTAAGCGCGAGATGCACCTGCTGCCACCTGCAGGTGCGAAACCGACGGGAGTGCGGCTCTGGGGCATGACGCCCTTTCACACAGGAGTGATGGTTTTACTGAGTGTCTTCGCTGCCGCTATGATTGCCATGTACTTCTTTAAGATGCGTCGTGCATCGGCGCTGCTTGATAAACTTATCACAGACGAGTCGGCTAACGAAGGTGCCAGTACGACGAAGGTTTCTCCCTCGACCAGTCTGCCATCAGATTCACTGACTGAACCTGAGCATCCTGCAACCTCGAAGGATTCCAATAAGTCGGCAACCGTTGCCGATTGTTGCAATGATTCGGAAGAGACTTGCCCCAGTGACGAGGAATTAACTGATCGGCCAGATATCTCAGCAGGTCTCCTGCCGATTCGTAAGAAGAAGCTATGCCGGTTGCGGGTGGCCCGCATCAACCAGGAAACACCCGACGTAAAAACTTTTCGGCTGGTCGCCTGCCATGGGAGCGGCATCCCTTTTAATTATTTGCCAGGTCAGTTTCTCACGCTCACGTTGCCGGTCGGCGAAAAACCGATCAGGCGAAGTTACACGATCTCCTCATCGCCAACCCAGGGATACTACTGTGAGATCTCAGTCAAGCGGGAAGAATATGGCGCGGGCTCTCGATATCTTCACGACGAATTAAAAGTTGGCGACACAATCGAAGTGCAGGCCCCTAGTGGCAAATTCATATTCACAGGCAAAGAGGCAGACAGCATTGTGTTGATAGCTGGTGGCGTGGGGATCACGCCGATGATGAGTGTCACCCGCGCTCTGACGGACATGGTCTGGAATGGTGACATCTACTTTATCGTGGCCTGTCATGACCCTGAGCATTTCATCTTCGAGTCCGAACTTAAGCGGCTTCAGGAGCAACATGAGAATTTGCATGTTTTCGTTGCGATGAGTCGCATCGAAGAGGAAAGGGATGGCTATCGGAAGGGTAGGCTATCGCGAGACTTATTAGCTGAGTGGGTGCCAGAAATTGCTTCCAGACGGATTCACATCTGTGGTCCGGTTGCGATGATGGATGCAGCCAAGAAAATGCTGCTCAAACTCAAAGTGCCTATGGAGAGCATACACACCGAGAATTTTGGAGGCGAACAGAAACCACAAGTACGAGCCAAAGAACGAGCGAAGGCGGCTGGGACGGACATTGCTGAGACTGGCGGAACGGTGACCTTCAGTAAGTCAGCCAAGTCAACACAATTTCAGGTGGACGAGACCGTTTTGGAGGCTTCCGAGCGGGTGGACGTTGACATCGACTATTCCTGCCGGGTTGGCTCGTGTGGGGTGTGCGTAGTCAAACTCCTGTCAGGAAAAGTTTCCATGGAAGTTGAAGATGGCTTGGAACCGGAAGACAAAGAGACAGGAATGATTCTTGCCTGTCAAGCAAAATCATCCGGCAATGTAAGTGTAGAAGCGTAA